A window from Cygnus olor isolate bCygOlo1 chromosome 13, bCygOlo1.pri.v2, whole genome shotgun sequence encodes these proteins:
- the NONO gene encoding non-POU domain-containing octamer-binding protein isoform X1: protein MQGNKGFGMEKQNHAPRKQHQHPPHPPPAGPANGQQANSQKQLCTLFPSDEGLTIDLKNFRKPGEKTFTQRSRLFVGNLPPDITEEEMRKLFEKYGKAGEVFIHKDKGFGFIRLETRTLAEIAKVELDNMPLRGKQLRVRFACHSASLTVRNLPQFVSNELLEEAFSVFGQVERAVVIVDDRGRSSGKGIVEFSGKPAARKALDRCSDGSFLLTTFPRPVTVEPMDQYDDEEGLPEKLVIKNQQYHKEREQPPRFAQPGSFEYEYAMRWKALIEMEKQQQEQVDRNIKEAREKLEMEMEAARHEHQVMLMRQDLMRRQEELRRMEELHNQEVQKRKQLEIRQEEERRRREEEMRRQQEEMMRRQQEGFKGNFADAREPPDMRMGQMGMGGTIGMNNRGAMGGTNVPAAAPPAAGPGAMIPDGAMGMTPPPPADRFGQGSAMEGLGAMGGNPPAFNRGNPGGEFGPNKRRRY from the exons ATGCAGGGCAACAAGGGCTTCGGCATGGAGAAGCAGAACCACGCGCCGCggaagcagcaccagcacccgccgcacccgccgcccgccgggcccGCCAACGGGCAGCAGGCCAACAGCCAGA AGCAGCTGTGTACCTTATTCCCCTCAGATGAAGGCCTGACTATTGACCTGAAGAATTTCCGGAAACCTGGTGAAAAGACCTTCACTCAGAGAAGCCGCCTGTTTGTGGGGAATCTGCCCCCAGATATTACAGAGGAAGAGATGAGAAAGTTATTTGAGAAGTATGGCAAGGCAGGGGAAGTCTTCATACACAAGGACAAAGGCTTTGGCTTTATCAGGCTG GAAACTCGCACTCTGGCAGAGATTGCAAAGGTGGAATTAGACAACATGCCTCTCCGTGGGAAGCAGCTAAGAGTGCGTTTTGCGTGCCACAGCGCATCGCTGACAGTCAGGAACCTGCCTCAGTTTGTGTCCAATGAGCTCCTGGAGGAAGCCTTCTCAGTGTTTGGCCAGGTGGAAAGGGCTGTGGTTATTGTGGATGACAGAGGACGATCCTCTGGAAAAGGCATTGTGGAGTTCTCAGGGAAGCCCGCTGCTAGGAAAGCCCTGGATAGATGTAGTGATGGGTCTTTCCTGCTGACTAC attcCCTCGGCCTGTCACTGTGGAGCCCATGGATCAGTATGATGATGAGGAGGGACTACCGGAGAAACTGGTCATCAAAAACCAGCAATATCACAA GGAGCGTGAGCAGCCTCCTCGATTCGCACAGCCTGGCAGCTTTGAGTATGAATATGCCATGCGTTGGAAGGCTCTAATAGaaatggagaagcagcagcaagaacagGTAGACCGCAACATCAAGGAAGCTCGAGAGAagctggaaatggaaatggaagcAGCTCGCCACGAGCACCAAGTTATGCTCATGCGGCAAG ATTTAATGAGACGCCAGGAAGAACTGAGGAGAATGGAAGAATTGCATAACCAAGAAGTACAAAAACGTAAACAGTTGGAAATCAG GCAAGAGGAAGAACGCAGGCGCCGTGAGGAGGAAATGAGAAGGCAACAAGAAGAGATGATGAGACGCCAGCAGGAAGGCTTCAAGGGGAACTTCGCTGATGCG AGGGAGCCACCAGACATGCGAATGGGGCAGATGGGCATGGGAG GTACCATTGGCATGAACAATAGAGGAGCTATGGGTGGTACCAACGTCCCAGCTGCTGCGCCTCCTGCAGCTGGTCCTGGAGCTATGATACCTGACGGAGCCATGGGAATG ACTCCACCGCCACCTGCAGATCGCTTCGGCCAGGGCAGCGCGATGGAAGGACTCGGAGCGATGGGTGGGAACCCACCTGCCTTCAACAGAGGAAATCCAGGGGGGGAATTTGGCCCTAACAAGCGTCGCAGATACTAA
- the NONO gene encoding non-POU domain-containing octamer-binding protein isoform X2, with amino-acid sequence MQGNKGFGMEKQNHAPRKQHQHPPHPPPAGPANGQQANSQNEGLTIDLKNFRKPGEKTFTQRSRLFVGNLPPDITEEEMRKLFEKYGKAGEVFIHKDKGFGFIRLETRTLAEIAKVELDNMPLRGKQLRVRFACHSASLTVRNLPQFVSNELLEEAFSVFGQVERAVVIVDDRGRSSGKGIVEFSGKPAARKALDRCSDGSFLLTTFPRPVTVEPMDQYDDEEGLPEKLVIKNQQYHKEREQPPRFAQPGSFEYEYAMRWKALIEMEKQQQEQVDRNIKEAREKLEMEMEAARHEHQVMLMRQDLMRRQEELRRMEELHNQEVQKRKQLEIRQEEERRRREEEMRRQQEEMMRRQQEGFKGNFADAREPPDMRMGQMGMGGTIGMNNRGAMGGTNVPAAAPPAAGPGAMIPDGAMGMTPPPPADRFGQGSAMEGLGAMGGNPPAFNRGNPGGEFGPNKRRRY; translated from the exons ATGCAGGGCAACAAGGGCTTCGGCATGGAGAAGCAGAACCACGCGCCGCggaagcagcaccagcacccgccgcacccgccgcccgccgggcccGCCAACGGGCAGCAGGCCAACAGCCAGA ATGAAGGCCTGACTATTGACCTGAAGAATTTCCGGAAACCTGGTGAAAAGACCTTCACTCAGAGAAGCCGCCTGTTTGTGGGGAATCTGCCCCCAGATATTACAGAGGAAGAGATGAGAAAGTTATTTGAGAAGTATGGCAAGGCAGGGGAAGTCTTCATACACAAGGACAAAGGCTTTGGCTTTATCAGGCTG GAAACTCGCACTCTGGCAGAGATTGCAAAGGTGGAATTAGACAACATGCCTCTCCGTGGGAAGCAGCTAAGAGTGCGTTTTGCGTGCCACAGCGCATCGCTGACAGTCAGGAACCTGCCTCAGTTTGTGTCCAATGAGCTCCTGGAGGAAGCCTTCTCAGTGTTTGGCCAGGTGGAAAGGGCTGTGGTTATTGTGGATGACAGAGGACGATCCTCTGGAAAAGGCATTGTGGAGTTCTCAGGGAAGCCCGCTGCTAGGAAAGCCCTGGATAGATGTAGTGATGGGTCTTTCCTGCTGACTAC attcCCTCGGCCTGTCACTGTGGAGCCCATGGATCAGTATGATGATGAGGAGGGACTACCGGAGAAACTGGTCATCAAAAACCAGCAATATCACAA GGAGCGTGAGCAGCCTCCTCGATTCGCACAGCCTGGCAGCTTTGAGTATGAATATGCCATGCGTTGGAAGGCTCTAATAGaaatggagaagcagcagcaagaacagGTAGACCGCAACATCAAGGAAGCTCGAGAGAagctggaaatggaaatggaagcAGCTCGCCACGAGCACCAAGTTATGCTCATGCGGCAAG ATTTAATGAGACGCCAGGAAGAACTGAGGAGAATGGAAGAATTGCATAACCAAGAAGTACAAAAACGTAAACAGTTGGAAATCAG GCAAGAGGAAGAACGCAGGCGCCGTGAGGAGGAAATGAGAAGGCAACAAGAAGAGATGATGAGACGCCAGCAGGAAGGCTTCAAGGGGAACTTCGCTGATGCG AGGGAGCCACCAGACATGCGAATGGGGCAGATGGGCATGGGAG GTACCATTGGCATGAACAATAGAGGAGCTATGGGTGGTACCAACGTCCCAGCTGCTGCGCCTCCTGCAGCTGGTCCTGGAGCTATGATACCTGACGGAGCCATGGGAATG ACTCCACCGCCACCTGCAGATCGCTTCGGCCAGGGCAGCGCGATGGAAGGACTCGGAGCGATGGGTGGGAACCCACCTGCCTTCAACAGAGGAAATCCAGGGGGGGAATTTGGCCCTAACAAGCGTCGCAGATACTAA
- the ITGB1BP2 gene encoding integrin beta-1-binding protein 2: MALLCYNKGCGQRFDPEHNAEDSCQYHPGVPIFHDALKGWSCCKKRTTDFSEFLSIKGCTKGFHSKEKPPEPLQEESSDKPKAKPVAEFIIQGPKSAEKMQRERPSSDEPRQLLPIKVSRSLEQALEKLSLSPNDKVPEGGCTGEVAVQVRAGTTCKNAACKAVYQGAESNAEVCTFHPGVPVFHEGMKYWSCCGVRTTDFSAFLEQPGCSTGRHCWTGKADKKAVSCRQDWHQTSSQVVVTIYAKNPLPALSSVKANRTVLEVHVIFEGNKIFQAELDLWGVIETEKSFVSMVPTKVEITLCKASPGPWARLEHPQSRACSQGEPEKAAASTEEPEEDSDDSLSWSEEDDEEMEAANSTALPRGFDISSGLAAQTQSSM, encoded by the exons ATGGCGTTGCTGTGCTACAACAAGGGCTGCGGGCAGAGGTTTGATCCCGAGCACAACGCCGAGG ATTCCTGCCAGTACCACCCGGGCGTCCCCATCTTCCACGATGCCCTGAAG GGCTGGTCCTGCTGCAAGAAGCGCACGACGGACTTCTCCGAGTTCCTCTCCATTAAG GGATGCACAAAGGGGTTCCACAGCAAGGAGAAGCCCCCTGAGCCTCTCCAAGAGGAGAGCTCAGACAAGCCGAAGGCCAAGCCAGTGGCGGAATTCATCATCCAAGGACCAAAATCAGCTGAGAAGATGCAGCGGGAAAGACCAAG CTCTGATGAGCCACGACAACTGCTGCCAATTAAAGTATCCAGGTCTCTGGAGCAGGCGCTGGAGAAACTGAGCCTGTCCCCCAACGACAAGGTGCCCGAGGGCGGCTGCACAG GGGAGGTGGCTGTGCAGGTGAGAGCCGGCACCACCTGCAAGAACGCAGCCTGCAAGGCG GTCTACCAGGGTGCAGAGAGCAACGCAGAGGTTTGTACTTTCCACCCTGGTGTTCCTGTCTTCCACGAGGG gaTGAAGTACTGGAGCTGCTGCGGGGTCAGAACCACAGACTTCAGCGCCTTCCTGGAGCAGCCGGGCTGCAGCACCGGGCGGCACTGCTGGACGGGGAAGGCG GACAAGAAGGCGGTGTCGTGCCGACAGGACTGGCACCAAACCAGCAGCCAAGTGGTGGTGACAATCTACGCCAAGAACCCCCTGCCCGCCCTCAGCAGCGTGAAGGCCAACCGCACCGTG CTTGAGGTTCACGTCATCTTTGAAGGGAATAAGATTTTCCAGGCAGAACTCGATCTCTGGGGG GTCATCGAAACGGAGAAGAGCTTTGTGAGCATGGTCCCTACCAAGGTGGAGATCACGCTCTGCAAAGCCAGCCCGGGGCCCTGGGCCAGGCTGGAGCACCCCCAGAGCAGGGCGTGCTCCCAGGGGGAGCCGGAGAAGGCGGCTGCCAGCACGGAGGAGCCGGAGGAGGACTCTGACGACAGCCTGAGCTGGTCGGAGGAGGACGACGAGGAGATGGAGGCAGCTAACAGCACGGCGCTGCCGAGGGGCTTTGACATCAGCTCTGGATTAGCAGCCCAAACCCAGAGCAGCATGtaa